A single window of Sporomusaceae bacterium DNA harbors:
- a CDS encoding NAD(P)H-dependent oxidoreductase subunit E: MKAAIDFGEMDAILTKYGHKANNIIPILQDTQAKYRYLPREAFSYLSERLGISTARIYSVATFYENFSLEPKGKYVIKICDGTACHVRKSIPILERLRKELALSESKVTTDDLLFTVETVSCLGACGLAPVLTVNDKVYPAMTPDKASELLAKLKEAN, encoded by the coding sequence ATGAAAGCTGCGATCGACTTCGGGGAAATGGATGCCATACTGACAAAATACGGACACAAAGCGAACAATATAATCCCCATCCTCCAGGACACCCAGGCGAAATACCGCTACCTGCCCCGCGAAGCCTTCTCCTACCTTTCCGAAAGGCTCGGAATCAGCACTGCCAGGATTTACAGCGTGGCAACCTTTTACGAGAACTTCTCCCTCGAACCCAAAGGCAAATACGTGATAAAAATCTGTGACGGCACCGCCTGCCATGTCAGGAAATCCATCCCCATCCTCGAGCGCCTGCGGAAAGAACTCGCGCTGTCGGAAAGCAAAGTAACAACCGACGACCTCCTCTTCACCGTAGAGACCGTTTCCTGCCTTGGCGCGTGCGGCCTCGCCCCCGTACTTACCGTCAACGACAAGGTCTACCCCGCCATGACGCCGGACAAGGCCAGCGAACTGCTCGCGAAACTCAAGGAGGCGAACTGA
- a CDS encoding ribonuclease J codes for MHKQDKLMIIPLGGLGEIGKNLTVFRYGDDIVVLDCGLAFPDEDMLGIDLVIPDMTYLLDNKDKIRAVVLTHGHEDHIGSLFYLLRNADVPVYGSRLTLGLVEGRLKENNVSDRKLIPVAAGDTIKAGRFEIGFIRVNHSIADALGIYFRTPVGVVVHTGDFKIDQTPVDGKIIDIHKFAELGDQGVLVLLSDSTNAERPGYTKSELTVSEALDDQFAAASGRIILTTFASNVSRLQQAINAGCKYGRKVAVLGRSMINVVTKATELGYMIIPEGVLIDIDEINRYPANRILILTTGSQGEPMAALSRLANGSHRNVELNPGDTVVISATPIPGNERSVGRIIDGLLRLGVEVIYEKSSGIHVSGHASQEELKLILNLVRPKYLIPVHGEFRMLKNHGKLAEGVGIPKENIFFGENGHVFEFTAESGRFAGKVPAGQVFVDGSGIGDVGNIVIRDRRQLSQEGVMIVVLALDKQRGCVVSGPDIISRGFIYMRDSEELIRDARKVVKDVLERGENKPITEWAPLKSGIRDALGKYLFNKTGRRPVILTIIIEL; via the coding sequence TTGCACAAGCAGGACAAGCTTATGATCATCCCCCTTGGCGGTCTTGGCGAGATCGGCAAGAATCTCACGGTATTCAGATATGGCGACGATATTGTCGTCCTGGACTGCGGGCTGGCGTTCCCCGACGAGGACATGCTTGGCATCGATCTCGTAATACCGGATATGACTTACCTCCTCGATAACAAAGACAAAATCCGCGCCGTCGTCCTGACCCACGGCCACGAGGATCACATCGGCTCGCTTTTCTATCTCCTGCGCAACGCCGACGTGCCTGTCTACGGATCCCGGCTCACCCTCGGTCTGGTGGAGGGGCGCCTCAAAGAAAACAACGTCTCCGACCGCAAACTTATCCCGGTCGCCGCCGGGGACACGATCAAGGCCGGGCGGTTCGAAATCGGCTTCATCCGCGTCAATCACTCGATCGCCGACGCCCTGGGCATCTACTTCCGCACCCCGGTCGGAGTGGTTGTCCACACCGGCGACTTCAAAATCGACCAGACCCCCGTCGACGGCAAAATCATCGACATCCACAAATTCGCCGAACTCGGCGATCAGGGCGTGCTCGTCCTGCTGTCCGACAGCACGAACGCCGAGCGTCCGGGGTATACAAAATCGGAGCTCACCGTAAGCGAAGCGCTGGACGATCAGTTCGCCGCCGCCAGCGGACGGATAATCCTCACCACCTTCGCCTCCAACGTCTCCCGCCTGCAGCAGGCCATCAACGCCGGCTGCAAATACGGCCGCAAGGTCGCCGTACTGGGCAGGAGCATGATAAACGTCGTCACCAAGGCCACCGAGCTTGGCTATATGATAATTCCCGAAGGCGTTCTGATCGATATCGACGAGATCAACCGCTACCCCGCCAACCGCATCCTCATCCTGACAACCGGCAGCCAGGGCGAGCCGATGGCGGCCCTCAGCCGCCTGGCGAACGGCAGCCATCGAAACGTGGAACTCAACCCCGGAGATACGGTGGTAATCTCGGCCACACCCATCCCCGGCAACGAGCGTTCGGTCGGCAGGATCATCGACGGCCTGCTGCGCCTCGGTGTCGAAGTCATTTACGAAAAGTCGTCCGGCATTCACGTTTCCGGCCACGCCAGCCAGGAAGAGCTCAAACTCATCCTCAACCTCGTCCGCCCCAAATATCTCATCCCCGTCCACGGCGAATTCCGCATGCTGAAGAACCACGGCAAGCTCGCCGAAGGCGTCGGCATCCCCAAGGAAAACATCTTTTTCGGCGAAAATGGGCACGTATTCGAATTCACCGCCGAAAGCGGCCGGTTCGCCGGCAAAGTGCCCGCCGGCCAGGTCTTCGTCGACGGCTCAGGCATCGGCGACGTCGGCAACATCGTCATCAGGGACCGCCGCCAGTTGTCGCAGGAGGGCGTCATGATCGTCGTCCTCGCCCTCGACAAACAGCGGGGCTGCGTGGTATCCGGACCGGACATCATCTCGCGCGGCTTCATCTACATGCGCGACTCCGAAGAACTGATAAGGGACGCCCGCAAAGTTGTCAAAGACGTGCTGGAACGCGGCGAAAACAAACCGATAACCGAATGGGCCCCCTTGAAAAGCGGCATCCGCGATGCCCTCGGCAAATACCTGTTCAACAAAACCGGCCGCAGACCGGTGATCCTGACAATCATCATCGAATTATAA